AAGTAATGCATGACCTTCATTCTCATTTCAACGAGTGTGGATTTGAATCTTCCAATTGAAAACATAAAGTGAAGCCTAAGAAAGGAATTTACCTTGTATGTATAGATACACACTGGTAACCTTTGTTTCTTCAAAGATATATTGCTGCCGGGTCTTTTGGAGTGATTTTTGGACCAATTAGGAGAATGATCTAGATCTTCCCCATCAGACTCTATGTCAGCAGAAGCATCAATGTCTTCATTAACAGTAAAATTAGATATTTTTAGACAGTTCTTTTCAGGTAGTGGAATAGACTTGTGAGAGTCATTAGCCTCCGCATCAATACGACGGACTTCAAATAAAGGAGTTTTTCCTGTACCCAAGAAAGATTTCAATTGGATTAATTGTTGCCCTAAAAACGTCACTTGTAAGAGAAGTACACAGTAAATAAACCAGTTAAGACATTAATTGGGATTCTCCAAAGAAGCGCAGAATACCAGCCAGTATAGCATCCACAGTTGCATCTAATCTGTGATGCACACGATACTCTGTTTTAGATATAATCTCAACAGCACATGTAAATGTAGGAGGCCCCTTTCTTTCAAGAATTGTCTTCTGaaccttcctttttcttgctTCTTCATCACCGAGAGTAACACTCTGCATTCGGATGATAACTGGTATAATCAATCGACATTTCTTATCTGGGAAAGCCTTAAATTGGTAAGGTCCCAACACAAAGTGGAAATGATCATTTATATATGACACCACCAAGGAGAACTAATAGCACTTTGTAAACCTAGTAGATTTAGCATAACTTTTGTTGGAATATATACCTATATATCCAACATAAACGAATACAGAGTGGCAGAAAAAGATATTGCATTGCACCTCTATTCCACCAACAAGGATTTGTAGAGAAGGATTCTTCATTATGTTATCTATCGTCATTCCATGTGCTGTTCCAACTAGTTGGACTCCTCTCTGAGCAATAGTACTGGCAGCCAATGCTTCAAGCTCTGTTCCAATTTCATCTATAATTATGGTTTCGGGCATATGATTTTCCACTGCTTCAATCATAACCTGTGCAAAAGTTcaagaggggaaaaaaaaaatgatatggGTGAAAGAAGTAATGCAAAATTTACTTGGGAACTAAAAGAGCAGTTGCTGACAAAAAGTCATAGAACTTATTTCAACACTCACATTATGCTGCATATTAACATTAGGAACTTGCATCCTCCTTGCACGACCTATTCCTGCATGAGGAACATCTCCGTCTCCACCAATCTCATTCGATGTATCCACAATCACAACACGCTTCATCTGATCATCTGCCAACATTCTAGCAATTTCTCTGCACCAACATATCCTCTCAAAAATCATAACATGTTCATTCTTGATGCCAATTCAAAAGGGAGAAAATGGAAATTTAAATGTTACTTTAAACCTTGAGTAGGAAATACCTGATCAAGGTTGTCTTGCCAACTCCAGGAGGTCCTATCACCAAGATAGAACCTCCGCCCTCAACCAAATCGCGGATGACCTCAGCACTTCCTGACACAGCTCGTCCCACACGGCAAGTGAGGCCAATGATTTGCAACTTACGGTTTCGAAGAGCACTTATCCGATGTAATGAGTTATTAATACCCGAACGGTTGTCATCTGAAAACTCACTAACCTACAAAAGCAGAACGTAGCATGACATAAGAAATATAAGTAACTATATCTTCCCTCCTCCACAAACATTCCAACTGTAACACAagatttaaattaaagatgTTAATGATTGGTCAATCCTTTTTAATAATAAGCTATTAACTTATTAAGCATCTATCAATGATTACATGACCAATCACACAAGGGCCTAAAATTGACAATCCATTTGAACATAAAACGCTGAATTTTCTGACATGAAAATGTAAGTTGGTATCTATCTCTCTATGAATATTCCAATCAAAcatagaaattttaaaaaaaagagtaaatttGGACGTACACCAGAAAAAGACCACCGTTAACCACCAAACTGAAGATCGcccaaataaaattatttcacGCAAATATGACTCTCAAGTCTCAATCtgcataaaaatgcttcaaaccatttatttacttttcgTAGATCACCTTCGATACAGCGTGCCGTAGATCTTCGTGGTTCACAGGCTTCTCTGAGATTACCCAATCACCCGAAGGAAACCTCGCAATCGGGCTCCTTCCCAAATCCATCACAACCTCAACGAGCTCGCCAATCTCCTCGTGCCCGTACAGCTCACTCTTCATTCTCATAGGCAACAATTCAAGCAACATTTCCAGCTCCGAAGCTGCCTGCGGCTGCGACGTGGAAGCCGAATTCGAATTCGGAGAATTCGACAACGACCCATTCCCGGAAAAGAACCGATCCGATGGCCTCCGAATTTCCGGCGACGGAATCGATGGGGAGGAGGATTTGGACGAAGCGATTGGCTTATGCGCACGACTTTTTCGACGAAATGACGAAGAGACTGTGGAGATGAAGTTGGAGTTCTGAAGGTAACAGAGGGTCGAGGTGGGGATTTGGTTTGCTGAGTGCCATGAGTTCTGAAGATCCACAAGCACAAAATGTGAGCTCAAagctctcattctctctcgcCGAATTTTATTTCTAAACACAAATTACAAGGagactttgattttttttttctttctctattttATGGTTGTAGTTTTTCAAGCGTCTGGTTCGTGATTTTGTTTCCGTTGTGTAATTGGCAACGATGGAAGAAGATTCGGAGGCATCTCCTCTGCGATTGGAATTTGGAGGGAAAGTGGGGCCGCCAAGAAGCAACCCAACAAACTGCTAACGACCGCTGAAAGTAATGGAAGTTCAGCCACGAGGGGCTGCTTCACGAGCCACACATATTTTTCAAAGCTTTAACTTTTTAGATGAAATGATGTGTTGGTAACTTTGAAACTACTTAGAAAAATCTTTCTTTACTTTTAACTCAATAATTCCATGTTATTTTGTTACGTAGCTGTAGCTCCAcgtatttaaaatttatgttttgtgTTCACTTTCTTTCAGCATGTGCCAAATAGTTATGTATTGGGTAGTCCAATCCAGTCTAATCTCACGTACTAAACGAGTCCTTACATGTGTTGAATGAGCCGTGTAAGTGTAACAATCCGAGCATGCTTCAAATGCGCAGAGTGGTAAACAGGAAGGACATGCTTGCGGCGGAGTGAGTGTCATTTTCATGGTATCTTCGTTCAATTTTGTCAGTCGACTGTAGAGACTTTTGAAGCAAAATCTGAAACAACGTTCAGGTCAAACTTCAAGCCGTGCAAGACTGGTGCAGGCCACCGACAAAGACGGCTCTTGCTACGAGCCATACCAATGCTCAAGTTACATGGACGGTGTGCTTGTTTGGATGGTGATACTCATTgaacagaaaaacaagaacCCTATGATCCGTGGCCCGTGTAAACCTGTAAACTACAGCTCCTCTGAACTTTGATCTTGAACCGACCGATAAAATTGTGAAAGATCAGAGAAGAAATCATAAAGAATGAAGAACAGGATGAAATACTACTAGCTCTTGATGTAGTAGAAACTCAATGCTAAGAAAAATATACTGTACACTGTACAGTGATGGAAGCCATTAACTAAATTTGGCGCCAATCTATTCCCAACCCATCAATTTATTTCTTACACCTTCCTCAATTTTGTTCCTTGGCACTGAATAACCAACTCCTTCATCCAGCAGGATTCTGTAGACCTCCCACTCCCGATCTCGGATCATGTGTTTCCCTATCTTAACCTGAAATAACCAAAGCAAAATAAATGGTAGAATGGCAAAATTAGATAGGATGTCCCTAAAGAGAATGTAGGGAAACATTACATAAGACACTCATGGCATAGGTTGGAGCCAGTACCGAAAAGATGTGTGTCTTCAGAACTTTGAGGGCATGAGTAATATCATAAAAGACTAGAGGACGACCCCTGCCAGACAACTCAACAGGGTTAGCTACCACCAGCTCAGTATCAGGGCCACGGCTCACCACCGCCACTCTAAGAGGACGCAAAAGCTCCATTCTCAAACGAGAACATAACGCATTTTGCTTGTTGGGGTCAACAATCTTCTTGCCATCTGCTTGCATTATGAACAAGTCCACCTCACAATTTCCTTTTGGGCTTGCATAGAATCGTCCATAAGAAACCTGACATTATCAACTAACAAAGGTCACTACCACACACGCATAATAACACCAAATGTCTAATGAAACCTCCACAACCTTTCCCAGGAATCATAATTTCTTACGATCAACTATTAAACGTTAACGaaacaaattaatattctgcaaacATAATACTGAAACATGTTCGATGAGTGATGATGGCAATTCGTTTCAATACTGAAAACGTGAAATTTTGAAACACAACCTAAAAGTTTTTCtctcccaaaaagaaaagctcTATATAGCTTATAAGATGTACCTGAATGTTGTAATCCTTTAGGGTTCTCATGATATCATATACAAGGCCTTTATGATCCTGACAGAAGATTTGCACGAGTGTGTGAGATGGGCTAAGGTTGTTGTCCACTGTTACTGAAATGGGGTTGGAGGCAACAGATCTGCTTAGGCGTCCATTGGGCAGCTCTAAACTGAATATTTCTTCAGTGATGGCAGAAGGAAGACATGGAGAACCCTGTGAACAAGCGGTAACCTCTGATCTAGCCAATTCAATTTTGCAACTCAATAAGGCATCCCCTAAAACAGCTTTCAGACAAAGAATTGTTTCGTCTTGTCTTCTTTTTGCATGAAGAAGTTCTCTGattgaaaagagagaagaaaaaagcttCTATTAACCATATTTGAGCAATTGGCCTCACATAGACATGAGACACTGACATCAAGACTCCATTTTCATTGGCAGCATGAGCGAGTATAGAATTATtggaaataaaatacaaaaacactTGATTTAAGAATTATGCAAAAGCAAATCTAAGGAACCAAATGGAGGATTGcagctctcttttcttttttccctttgaatTATTGCCAGTACAATCAAGTTCACAATAGGGCACATGAAGATAGGGaagtaaaaagagaaaaatacaaGAAGAAATGCTGCACCATGATTAAAAGTGAAGCAATGTCAAGAATGACTAACCTGGTAtctgtaacaaaaaaaaggtccATCACTCTCCCATCTGGGGTAGTAGATACCTTCACTCTATGTATTGTGAGCTCCAGCTCACAGAGAACCTCAGTGACATCTATTATGAAAAAAGTTTTAATAATAGTCTCAAACAAAATATACGGCTCTTAttcagcaaaaacaaaaaaacaaaacaaaacaaaacaaaatatatggcTCCATACGATACATTTTCTGCTCAAGTATTGAGATGCATCCAGAAAAGTAGGCAATACTAGGTaagggaagagaagaaaaagaaacaaatagaaacaaacaacACTTAAAGGTTGATTAACCAAATAGATAAGCAACATTATTTGCATTCCAACAGGTAACTTTGGTTAGATAAGTGAAAGTAAAGATCCCTTTTTTTGATttctcaaaactcaaaaggaaaagaagaaaaaaaaaaaaaaaaaaagagttgtcATTTATGCTTATGGATGGAAAAGGGATCATAATGATAACGATTTAAGTTGTCTTCATTCCATTTCAGGCGACTTAAAAGAATGACTTATTCTTATACCAATCTGTCATAAATTATATTCCTCGGTAACTTCAATCCATTCTAAACAAGGGATATGAAAGTTACTTGTTATACTTCTTGCAATGCTTCGACATTACTATCATCAAAGTCGCAATTACATAGACAGTGATCACGGCCTTTCTATATCATCAGATACAAAATTGGTAATCACCCATAAATGATCTTCATATTCATAACTTTGTCCATTTCAAATTTCTTACTGAGTTGGAAGGTTCAGACAAATCATTGAGCAAGATATGCCACATTCCCGCATGAAAACAAATTCGAAATCCATTTAGTACGGTACTTCTATGCCAAATTAAGCTTTAGGGGATAACGCCtacaaagaagaaacaatTCCCAAGATAACAATTATTCAAGCAAGTGACATTCTTAGAACTGAAAGGTTCGTATTACCATGCAATAGGCCTTCCCGTTCATAAGAGCACCAGAATTCAAGAAGGAAAACATCTGGTGGCTTAGGCAGCTGGTTTTCAGGGTGATAATAGAATATTCCAGAAGTCGACAAATACGATGGACACACTTCCAACAATCTCTTTGTCAACAAATTCCAccttgtatttggtttttccaCCACCCAAAACACTAGGTAGCACCATTTCCCATCTGTTGAAACATCTGCTccacaaaaaaactaaactaatCACCAGCacattcaataaaatattaaggGAAACTTATAAAAACTAAACTATCACTCAAAACTCCAAGACTCATGAAAGAATAACCTGTTTTCTGAGTTACCACAAAAAGAAACTCAAACCAattctttgtttctctctaAAGCCTACATCCACCAAAACGTTTCAGAAAAACTCAAGAACAAAATGACCAGTATTCTCAAGAATTTCATATCCAAACAGTAAATTTCCCAGTaaatcagagaaaaaaaaaactaaaaacatcAAATAAATCACACTGCCGACCACTTCACTGACTACAATCCCAAACCCACCTCCAAAAAACTCAGAATTacccagaaaaaagaaaattaaaccaaaagcacaaaacaaacatacgTCAATAGCAATAACCCTCACCTCCTCTGCAAATGCTTAGCCCAAAGAGCAATATAACCCTGCACAAATCACAGCCCAATCCAGTTTTGTCAGGGCAATTGACAGTGATTACAGTGGGTTCCCCAGCCTTCTTTGCCTGGTTAATTACCACAACATCCTCATGCAAAATGCCCATTGTTCTGCTTTCAGCTACCTACCACTGTTCCTAAATCCTACTCTGTTTTTGGATCACTGAAAGCTCAGGGGCAACAGCTAAAATGAGCCAAAAACCCCAAGTGGGTATCTTTGGATTCTCACTCTTGTTGTTTCCATTGAGTTAATGGATTGGGGATTCCGCCAAACACAAAGATCAGATAATACAACGATCAGAGggtctctctcctcctctgcttttcttttcacGGAATTTCAATTTCTCGTCCTTTTCACCAGTTTATGGTTGAGACAGTGGGAGATATTTAGGAAAgactttaaaaaattgaaatgtgCGTGATTAGGTGTGCTCGGGTATACAGtgagattggatttgaaattttggtattttacCCAATTAGTGATGAGCACGTCCTTGTTGCTTGAAGAGGATTAATTTTTCGGTTACAGTTAAGTAGGattaaaattttggataaTTAATTTGAAGAGCTTAAGTGGACCGGCATCCTTCCTTTTATAGGAGACAACTTGTCGGCACAAAATCAATTTCAATATCTCGGCGTTATTTTCCCCAATATTATATGGTTGGTGCCCTAAATTGGGTTTAACAGTCAATAATTCGAGTAAGAACCCTAATTGACGGATCATATTCAAGAATTTTTCTTCCCATGGGACAAATAAAGCCGGCATAGCACTTTAATTTAGTAATCATTGACTTATTGCCTTGCATCATCCTCATTAAATTAGTTTGTGGAACATCTTACTCTATATTAATCATActaaaaagtaatattaaataaatatttaataatttaatgtgTTGCGTATAATAACTAGCCACACACCGTATTTGgggtttttcttctcttttcttcctaGTATAATCATCCCATTATACGAATAAACAAGGTTATCTCCCCACTACTTGTGGAGGGCCTTTCTTCCTAGTTGATTTCGTGCTAGGCTTTTGTAtcctttgtgttttgcaaGGTTTGTCTCATACCTagttgttttagggttttcctACAAACCTTTTTGGTTAGATCTTTGTAGATTTGTGTAGATCTATCTTTTTGGTATGTGTTGTGGTGTCATTACAGTTTTGGGGTTGATGAGGTGgatcttcatcatatctccatGTCGAGGGATGAAGCTGTTGATTTTGTGGATCTACTATCAATTGGTTCTTTGAGTTTATGAATGTTTGGGAGACGTTATGACCATGTATCATGGTGAAAGTTGAGTGGGATTTGTTTTTCCATTTGTAGGTGTTTCCTATCCTCAACTCCCAAATTGGTAGAGAGTTCTATCTCTCATATGATCTTCTTAGAGCACACATGCAGTAGCTTTATGGATCCTCTTATGTTTTTCAGTTTCTAGTGAGCTGGTTTTTCaagatataaaattatttttgctcATTGTCTTGCAATAGTTGTGTTTATTATTTGCAAGAGCTCTTTGTGGGACTACATTATTGTAATGtccttttattaatgaaattgttgcaactattaaaaaagaaaaagaaaaaggaaacataTAAAACTAGTCCAAGTAACATCAAAGAAGCATGGCAATCTCATGAAACCCATTTGGTATTGCAACATACATAGCTGGATTTTTTACAATACATGTTAATCAAAACTAATTGCAGCATAGTTTGAGTAAAATGGTAATGCTACATTCAATCTTAGGAGGTTGGtgagtaaaatatttttaaaatgataAGGTATTGATTGCAACTTTATTCTACTTGTGTATATTACTATACCTCAAAATGGATCAAATTAGTCTATATTCAATCCGATCTGATAGGAAAAATAATTCGATCATAAATGAAAATCCAAAggattattaataaaaaaatccataTTCGATTGCTAAGTTGACGGATATTTGATGTGATAATTTTACCATTAATAGTGTTCTTTTTACCAATAATATACTTTAAGTAGAGAAGTTTATTGTGACaagtaatttttgtttaaagtAGAGAAgttttaaataagaaaaaataataatttttttaacttataaaatattcaaattacTATATGATATTAATTAACTATTAAAGATTTACCAAATATTAAATACGTATATTAAATCAGAACATATATTGTACTCGCATTCGGATTAAAATCGAATCCATTGACATGTCTAATTATCACTCCACTTTAAAGTGTCATTATATTATCATGAGTAAAAACAATCAGAGAGTCTATCTTTGTATCTATTATGAAAGATTTATCATAGTTAATAAACGTTACTATTTTGAGATGATGAACAATATGATTGCAAATAAGCTAATTGcttttgaattggattttgaGGTATTGGGTTGAGCCTAATGCTCAAGGGTCAAGGTCTTGCTTGCTAGGCCTAATGGAGAAGTTGCTGGTAACTTTGCTTTGGGCCTGTTCAGGGCGAGGGCCCCTTCGTAACCAAACGAACGCCAGACCAACCAACCAATTAAGAAGCTACACAAAGTAGCATGCTTGCGCAGAACGACCTCCACGTGTTTGCATGCATGCAACGACACAAACGTCCGCATGCAACAGCACCGCCTGTAACCGTTTACTACATTTACAAAAATACCCCTCACGAGCAACATATATTTATCTTTCTCAGGGTCAAAACGgtcaataacaaaatatgaGCTCCAAGTATAAAAGCACAGCCAAGAAGGAGACATAGCTAGCTCTAATTAAGCTGGCGGACCAACCAACCGAAGAAATCAAAGATGGTTGGAGCAGTTCTACCTCCAACTCTAAAATGCGCCGTGAGTGCTGTTGCAGTCTTAACCTGCGCACTTATAAGCACCCTTTCCTTCGCTCTCCATGACGCCGCACAGGACCCAATCATACACCAGGTCACAGACAATCACCGCCCTCTGCTGGGGACAGAGAGAAGCTTCCAGATGTTCATCGAGAAATACGGGAAGAAGTATTCGACCCGAAAGGAGTACATGCACCGCCTCGGGATCTTCGCAAAGAACATGGTCAGAGCCGCCGAACACCAGGCCCTTGATCCGACTGCTGTCCACGGCGTCACGCCTTTCTCGGACCTTTCCGAGGAGGAGTTCGAGCGGATGTACACCGGCATGAGAGCTGTCCCGCCGGCCAGCTCGAACGACGGCGTTTCGGATAGTGCTCCACCGGTTATGGATGTTGGTGATTTGCCTGAGAATTTTGAttggagagagaagggagctgTTACTGAGGTCAAGATGCAGGTAACTAATAACTATTAACAGTTTATTAcctaatcttttttttttcttttatctctccacgaataatttaaaaaattcccacaaataaTCCTCATGAAGCtgtccaatatatatatatatatatatttgtgtcACGAGACTTGGTCATGGATATGattatttcatttgaattttgcaGGGTGGGTGTGGGTCGTGCTGGGCCTTCAGCACTACAGGAGCAATTGAAGGGGCGAATTTTATTGCAACAGGAAAGCTTCTTAGTCTCAGTGAGCAACAGCTTGTGGACTGCGATAACAcggtaattaattaagtaattaaCCTCTAAATTATAATGGTGTTTATAGTTACATACACATTGGTTAATTACTTGTTTCAAATTCACATTTATGATGATGTTCATCAAATCtagtttaataatttgtttaaatttcaatttgaagtgCGATGCGAAAGACAAGACCGCCTGCGACAGTGGGTGTGGTGGCGGGCTTATGACAAATGCCTACGAATATCTGATTGAAGCGGGAGGGTTGGAGGAGGAGAGCACATACCCATACACCGGAAGACGGGGCGAATGCAAATTTAATCTGGACAAGGTGGCTGTAAAAGTTGCCAATTTTAGCACCATCCCTATTGATGAGGACCAAATTGCAGCCAATTTAGTCCACCATGGCCCCCTTGCCAGTAAGTACATACAAACTATTAAAGACTTGGGATTTGAAACTTAAGACCTCTTTCAACGTTAGTACTTCAGCTACCATATAATgtgacaagaaaaaaaatgtgaattaacTATGTAACTATGCTTAACACTATTTATGTTGCAGTCGGGTTGAATGCCATGTTTATGCAAACGTACATAGGCGGTGTTTCGTGCCCCCTAATCTGTTTCAGGAAATGGGTGAACCATGGTGTTTTACTTGTGGGGTATGGTGCCAAGGGCTACTCCATTCTCAGGCTGCGCAACAAGCCATATTGGATCATCAAGAATTCATGGGGTGAACAATGGGGAGAGAATGGGTATTATCATCTTTGCCGAGGCCATGCCATGTGTGGCATGAACTCAATGGTCTCTGCAGTTGTGACCCGTACTCGTCCCGCCTAGCTACAAGGCTAAAACTATAAGAGAATAAGAGACATAGACATGTTTGCAGCTCTTTTGGTTAAACTTGTGTGTTTAATTTTCCTATATATATCTACCCCTTAGTTTCTTTGGCCAGTCgatttgttctcttttttgttgtgaAATTCTTCTTGTACCTTTTGGTAAAGATTATGGAGAGAGAAAACTGAACAGGTTCTGCTTGGGTGTGGTAGGGTGCGTCTTTGTTTGAAGAGAATTAATGAGATTGATGGTGATACCAATGTCGAAGATCTATGAGTTAATAGTGTGCATGATGAAAATGATAACCATTGTTGCCACTGGAAACCAAAAGTGAGAGCCTATTCCCTTCATATTCATGCTCCCTTAACAAATACCGGAGCAGCTATACGTATACATATCAAACAACTTAGATATACCAGAATAtgtattttcaaaattgtgaGATGTGGGGCTCTAATTGTGGAGAAGACGTTGGCTAGAAAGGAACTTGATAAGATGCAATCATGTTGGCTGGACAATGGCCACACAAATGAATGGTAAGCTAGAACATTACAAAAGATAGTGGTTGGAATAGCAAATCAAAGTGAAAAGTGGAGCAATACTTGTGGTTTGTGATGATATGGTAATGTTCCATCAATGAAATGTGGTTTAAGCGAGAGAACTCCCCACCTGAGCTACGAGTCATCAATAATGAAGTGAGGCCGGTAGCGTTGTTCTATCAAGTATGATGTGAAATAGCCGACAGAATGATAGATAAATGAGTGAAAGACCACTAGAAGAACACTAGCCTGAAGTTCTATCTGCACCAAGTCATGTAGAAGTTGAATGATAGATGAATGAAAGAGACACTGCTAGAAGACCCTAGCCTCAAGTTCTATGTGCACCAAGTCATGTACAACTGATGTTATTTCCAAATTAACGAATTCAGATCCTCTTCTCTAATTTTCTCTGCCATAATTTGCTTGACTTTTATCTTCCGTTaccttattaaaatttaatctaaaaaaaaacgaaaaaaaaaccctaaccgGAGTAACGGAAAGCTTAATGTCCTCTAGCagttcttcttcatcttttttcccCTCCTTTTCTCTGCACGCCTCCCCCTAAAATCTATcgttctcttctctttctcctatCAATCAacacccaaaaataaataaattatcttCCCATAGGTGATGGCATGATATGGTTTATGTATCCCTACATGTAATTTTTCGGGTCAGCAGTATATGTAAGTTAATGGGAGAAAATGCAATCTTCTTATATATAGGAGAGTTTTTATTTCATACGGACATTAAGGAATGAAACAAGATCACCAGTTGATCACTCTCAGGAGTCTAAACCAAAAATTTAACCTCAGTTAGGATATTCTATGCCATAAACAAGCAACTTTGCCAAAATGGATTAAAATTAGCAAAAAATAATGAGATTTGTATTCATGCTGCTAGATTTGTATATTTCGAACTGCTTGGTATTGTAACCAAGTCCACAAGGAGTAGCAACCAGGAAATCCACATGAACGACAAAGGAATCACTCTTTTCGAACCACCATCCCAATGGACATATTGGAAGATaagcttttttttgttgttttttgctGAGAGCTAAGATTTTTGGGGCAGACAGTGCagagaaaggaagaacaagaaagcaaaacaaaaagaagaagtgatgtaaaggaagaacaagaaaacaaaacaaaaagaagtgaCGTAAAGgcatttgttttcattttttaattgattttttattttaagaatgATGTGTGAAGTTTAAACtcttagattaaattttaatgagatgACGTGTAGCGGACAAAAGTTAAACAAATCATAGTAGATAAAatcaaaacagagaattcagaTCCATTCAgcatatattgtaattttactttgtcaattttcgaTGTTGGACTTACATTCTTCAAAACAAGTCTCctctaaattaataaaattcattggtTTCAATTAGTGTTCTATCTTTCCCTAAACCTCTTCAAACATAAACCAACAATCAATCGTTCAGCCACAATAGTGTCGCCAATTAATTTTTGGGTTGAATGCTTAAATTATGTCACGATTATATAAgagttatttttgttgaagaatacacGAAGTCTTACATcggaaacttaacaaaatagaaaataaaatataatgaatgacTCCACTTTTAATATCTTTTATATAAAACACCATACCTGCTAAACATGTGGTTAAGTTAAggacaatatcaatattaCTAGTGGTGGGTCAAGGCTCCGTCCCTATGAAATCTTAACcactataaatatatataaaaaggctTAGTTTTATTCGTTTTCTGGGTActcaatatattatatatgcagAAACTAAAAAGCTAGCCTTCAAATTCCTCCTCCACCTATCATCTTTTCTAACCTAGGTTCCAAACTCTCAGA
Above is a window of Prunus persica cultivar Lovell chromosome G2, Prunus_persica_NCBIv2, whole genome shotgun sequence DNA encoding:
- the LOC18785356 gene encoding uncharacterized protein ycf45 isoform X2 translates to MRALSSHFVLVDLQNSWHSANQIPTSTLCYLQNSNFISTVSSSFRRKSRAHKPIASSKSSSPSIPSPEIRRPSDRFFSGNGSLSNSPNSNSASTSQPQAASELEMLLELLPMRMKSELYGHEEIGELVEVVMDLGRSPIARFPSGDWVISEKPVNHEDLRHAVSKVSEFSDDNRSGINNSLHRISALRNRKLQIIGLTCRVGRAVSGSAEVIRDLVEGGGSILVIGPPGVGKTTLIREIARMLADDQMKRVVIVDTSNEIGGDGDVPHAGIGRARRMQVPNVNMQHNVMIEAVENHMPETIIIDEIGTELEALAASTIAQRGVQLVGTAHGMTIDNIMKNPSLQILVGGIESVTLGDEEARKRKVQKTILERKGPPTFTCAVEIISKTEYRVHHRLDATVDAILAGKTPLFEVRRIDAEANDSHKSIPLPEKNCLKISNFTVNEDIDASADIESDGEDLDHSPNWSKNHSKRPGSNISLKKQRLPVCIYTYKILEADLLQVAKVMGLEDEIEVTDDIGTADAIIASSSEMKQNPWIRGVAKFHQLPVFVMKSNTMAQMVKAVRMILEMESVGSLPKQLIKNPFDIEIEDDAPKRKPSLEEIDALEEVRLAIEYIVIPGGEPVELLPRRSEIIARQLELVASYQLAAENSGTEMNPRLQILPKRLNKKKSSSKAAKSSSSFLKVINSKSLTGGGGGTSVTRLPLLSDQ
- the LOC18785356 gene encoding uncharacterized protein ycf45 isoform X1 yields the protein MRALSSHFVLVDLQNSWHSANQIPTSTLCYLQNSNFISTVSSSFRRKSRAHKPIASSKSSSPSIPSPEIRRPSDRFFSGNGSLSNSPNSNSASTSQPQAASELEMLLELLPMRMKSELYGHEEIGELVEVVMDLGRSPIARFPSGDWVISEKPVNHEDLRHAVSKVSEFSDDNRSGINNSLHRISALRNRKLQIIGLTCRVGRAVSGSAEVIRDLVEGGGSILVIGPPGVGKTTLIREIARMLADDQMKRVVIVDTSNEIGGDGDVPHAGIGRARRMQVPNVNMQHNVMIEAVENHMPETIIIDEIGTELEALAASTIAQRGVQLVGTAHGMTIDNIMKNPSLQILVGGIEVQCNIFFCHSVFVYVGYIDKKCRLIIPVIIRMQSVTLGDEEARKRKVQKTILERKGPPTFTCAVEIISKTEYRVHHRLDATVDAILAGKTPLFEVRRIDAEANDSHKSIPLPEKNCLKISNFTVNEDIDASADIESDGEDLDHSPNWSKNHSKRPGSNISLKKQRLPVCIYTYKILEADLLQVAKVMGLEDEIEVTDDIGTADAIIASSSEMKQNPWIRGVAKFHQLPVFVMKSNTMAQMVKAVRMILEMESVGSLPKQLIKNPFDIEIEDDAPKRKPSLEEIDALEEVRLAIEYIVIPGGEPVELLPRRSEIIARQLELVASYQLAAENSGTEMNPRLQILPKRLNKKKSSSKAAKSSSSFLKVINSKSLTGGGGGTSVTRLPLLSDQ
- the LOC18787159 gene encoding ACT domain-containing protein ACR10 encodes the protein MGILHEDVVVINQAKKAGEPTVITVNCPDKTGLGCDLCRVILLFGLSICRGDVSTDGKWCYLVFWVVEKPNTRWNLLTKRLLEVCPSYLSTSGIFYYHPENQLPKPPDVFLLEFWCSYEREGLLHDVTEVLCELELTIHRVKVSTTPDGRVMDLFFVTDTRELLHAKRRQDETILCLKAVLGDALLSCKIELARSEVTACSQGSPCLPSAITEEIFSLELPNGRLSRSVASNPISVTVDNNLSPSHTLVQIFCQDHKGLVYDIMRTLKDYNIQVSYGRFYASPKGNCEVDLFIMQADGKKIVDPNKQNALCSRLRMELLRPLRVAVVSRGPDTELVVANPVELSGRGRPLVFYDITHALKVLKTHIFSVKIGKHMIRDREWEVYRILLDEGVGYSVPRNKIEEGVRNKLMGWE